In Candida orthopsilosis Co 90-125, chromosome 4 draft sequence, a single genomic region encodes these proteins:
- a CDS encoding Hgt3 glucose transporter (member of the major facilitator superfamily), which translates to MQPHEHIQIKESFLVGKALLNFTSVFVSLGVFLFGFEQGLMSSLITNNYFKVYYHDPTPAEIGIMIAILEIGALFSSFVAGRVGDLVGRKKTIRYGSFIFVVGALIQFLSPNILILSGGRLIGGVAIGFLTTIVPCYQSEISPPTDRGFYACAEFTGNIIGYGASIWVDYGFSFLESDASWRSPLFVQFSMGVLLWLGTFVIVETPRWLLNHDHDLEGMIVIADMYADGDVEDEHAKNEYRNIKESVLIDRIEGGERSYQYLFKRYAKRLSVACFGLLFSQLNGINLISYYAPMIFESAGWVGRKAIFMTGINAIIYILSTIPPWYLVDSWGRKPLLMSGALLMGIPLYLAGYSLYLNNDYTAAVVVTCIIIANAAFGYSWGGIGWLLPSEILPLPVRSKGAAIATATNWLSNFVVGLASPILLDQIKWKTYLIPASFCILSFFAVWYLFPETKGLSLEEMGSVFDDKSSIFSYHAAGTNGNGNGGSSSSLSIHSSSNYGSTQERRLSNAEFVTDSVQTAASMARNPATMRPELDDNIIAGASSTAHLSSGPSSSIKPVKSDGTSIASIDGSANASDAIIQEIEPPAFEDILMFKVKEQSRPFFFVEWFTGSKSKKTNDEERRLLQ; encoded by the coding sequence ATGCAACCTCATGAACATATACAAATCAAAGAGTCATTTCTTGTCGGGAAAGCGTTGCTAAATTTTACTTCAGTGTTTGTTTCCCTTGGTGTGTTTCtatttggatttgaacAAGGTTTAATGTCCTCATtaatcaccaacaactaTTTCAAAGTTTATTATCATGATCCAACACCAGCAGAAATCGGTATCATGATTgcaattcttgaaattggaGCGTTATTTTCGTCATTTGTTGCAGGAAGAGTAGGTGATTTGGtgggaagaaaaaaaaccaTCCGGTATGGGTCTTTtatctttgttgttggtgcttTAATTCAATTCTTATCTCCCAACATCTTAATCTTGAGTGGTGGTAGATTAATCGGGGGTGTAGCCATTGGATTCCTTACCACAATTGTCCCCTGTTATCAGTCGGAAATCAGTCCACCTACTGATAGAGGTTTCTATGCTTGTGCTGAATTTACGGGGAATATTATTGGATATGGTGCAAGTATTTGGGTTGATTATGgattttcatttttggaAAGTGATGCCAGTTGGAGAAGTCCactttttgttcaattttccATGGGCGTATTGCTTTGGTTGGGAACTTTTGTTATTGTGGAAACACCACGTTGGTTATTGAATCATGACCATGATTTAGAAGGTATGATTGTTATTGCTGATATGTATGCTGATGGTGACGTTGAAGATGAACATGCAAAAAATGAGTATAGAAACATCAAAGAAAGTGTATTGATTGATAGAATTGAAGGTGGAGAAAGATCATATCAATATTTATTCAAACGGTATGCCAAAAGGTTATCAGTTGCTTGTTTTGGATTGTTATTTAGTCAATTAAATGGTATCAACTTGATTTCCTATTATGCACcaatgatttttgaaagtgCAGGTTGGGTTGGTAGAAAAGCAATTTTTATGACAGGGATCAATGCCATCATTTACATCTTGAGCACAATACCGCCATGGTACTTGGTTGACTCGTGGGGTAGAaaaccattgttgatgctggGGGCATTATTAATGGGTATACCACTTTACTTGGCTGGTTATTCATTATACCTAAACAATGACTATACTGCAGCTGTTGTTGTCACATGTATCATCATTGCAAATGCAGCTTTTGGATATTCGTGGGGTGGTATTGGATGGCTCTTACCTTCGGAAATTTTACCATTACCAGTAAGATCAAAAGGAGCTGCTATTGCAACGGCCACCAATTGGCTTTCTAATTTCGTGGTTGGGTTAGCATCACCAATCTTGTTGGATCAgatcaaatggaaaactTACTTGATCCCAGCTTCATTTTGTATCTTGTCATTCTTTGCCGTATGGTATTTATTTCCTGAAACTAAAGGGTTATCTTTGGAAGAAATGGGATCAGTATTCGATGACAAATCGTCAATTTTCTCCTATCATGCAGCAGGCACCAATGGTAACGGAAATGGAGGCAGTAGTAGTAGTCTCAGCATTCATTCAAGTTCCAACTACGGCTCAACTCAAGAACGAAGATTATCCAATGCTGAATTTGTTACTGATTCAGTACAAACAGCGGCTTCAATGGCTAGAAATCCAGCAACTATGCGTCCAGAATTGGATGATAATATAATTGCGGGTGCTAGTAGTACAGCTCATTTATCATCAGGCCCATCGTCGTCCATCAAGCCGGTTAAATCGGATGGTACTTCGATTGCATCTATTGATGGATCAGCTAATGCTTCTGATGCCATTatacaagaaattgaaccaCCTGCATTTGAGGATATCTTAATGTTTAAAGTTAAAGAACAATCACGACCATTTTTTTTCGTTGAATGGTTTACGGGGTCGAAAAGTAAAAAGaccaatgatgaagaaaggAGACTATTACAATAG
- a CDS encoding Kre1 protein (predicted GPI-anchor, role in 1,6-beta-D-glucan biosynthesis): protein MKLLELIYSFFLFLALTTAKTTSTTSSSSTATTTTKTSQSNTSVWVTGTDASGITRTTQSVFSQSFKSAYTEAEETPSSGSVGLGSLSGSVGHIRTYDRTTISSGGAGEAVAVGRNFIALNGLFSLIYVLL from the coding sequence ATGAAACTCCTCGAACTCATATACAGCTTCTTCCTATTCCTCGCACTCACTACAGCCAAGACTACATccacaacatcatcatcatcaacagctactacaacaacaaaaaccTCACAAAGTAATACTTCAGTTTGGGTAACAGGGACTGATGCTAGTGGAATAACTCGTACGACGCAAAGTGTATTCTCacaatctttcaaatctgCATATACAGAAGCTGAAGAAACACCTTCATCGGGATCTGTTGGACTTGGCAGTCTTTCCGGAAGCGTGGGCCATATTCGTACCTACGATAGAACTACAATTTCACTGGGTGGTGCTGGTGAagctgttgctgttggtCGTAACTTCATTGCATTGAATGGActtttttcattgatttaCGTACTTCTTTAG
- a CDS encoding Mcm2 protein yields MSSPPYNSRISRNSRKRQNEHHDDDDDIVAGGSHSYNHRSSPVHQPSSPLASSPQHQQQLPSSPAIPFDAGLDDDDDEEIQNDIADLNPSDEEDGDDLMDNLENDYRANPEQDQYDLGDGNIDDTQEYDEMDAATRRRIDEQLNRRDAILNNANRSRSGAFLDDEEENDGLDGMDQYGLPIQRRRRRQQHDEDQDDMMDDIEIDPFSEELSLESLTDVKAPSITEWILQPAVSRSIARELKSFFLEYTDANGESVYGNKMRTLGEVNAESLEVSYKDLADSKAILAIFLATSPEEMLKIFDIVAMEAVELHYPNYSQIHQEVHVRIIEYPTLLNLRDLRENNLNQLVKVSGVVTRRTGVFPQLKYVKFDCLKCGVVLGPFIQDSNSEMKISFCTNCQSKGPFKMNSEKTLYRNYQRITLQEAPGTVPAGRLPRHREVILLSDLVDVAKPGEEIEVTGIYKNNYDGNLNAKNGFPVFATIIEANSIRRKESSAFMGGNNLVNIWTEEEEREFRKLSRERGLIDKIISSMAPSIYGHKDIKTAIACSLFGGVAKNVNGKLSIRGDINVLLLGDPGTAKSQILKYVEKTASRAVFATGQGASAVGLTASVRKDPITREWTLEGGALVLADKGTCMIDEFDKMNDQDRTSIHEAMEQQSISVSKAGIVTTLQARCAIIAAANPNGGRYNSTLPLSQNVNLTEPILSRFDILCVVRDLVNPESDERLASFVIDSHMRSHPANADGVINDGDEEDIVESNASAKTKDERLAELKQQKEQEISPIPQDLLIKYIQYARVKVQPKLHQMDMDKVAKVYADLRKESISTGSFPITVRHLESILRIAESFAKMRLSDFVSQNDLNRAIKVSIDSFVGAQKVTVKKQLQAKFQKYTLPTRTR; encoded by the coding sequence ATGTCTAGTCCACCATATAATAGCAGAATTTCGCGAAACTCAAGAAAGAGACAAAATGAACATcacgatgatgatgacgataTTGTTGCAGGAGGTTCACATTCATATAATCATAGGTCGTCGCCAGTACATCAACCATCGTCACCTTTAGCTTCTTCAcctcaacatcaacaacaattaccCTCATCACCTGCTATCCCATTTGATGCTGGTTTagatgatgacgacgatgaagaaattcaaaatgatattgctgatttgaatccatcagatgaagaagatggtgatgatttaatggataatttggaaaatgattACAGGGCTAACCCTGAACAAGATCAATACGATTTAGGAGATGGTAATATTGACGATACTCAAGAATATGATGAAATGGATGCagcaacaagaagaagaattgatgaacaattgaatagaAGAGATGctattttgaataatgcTAATCGTTCAAGAAGTGGTGCatttttggatgatgaggaagaaaaTGACGGTTTAGATGGTATGGATCAATATGGTTTACCtattcaaagaagaagaagaagacaaCAACATGATGAAGATCAAGACGATATGAtggatgatattgaaattgatccatTTAGTGAAGAATTGTCTTTGGAGAGTTTGACAGATGTGAAAGCGCCCAGTATTACTGAATGGATCTTACAACCAGCTGTAAGTAGATCTATTGCACGTGAATTGAAATCGTTTTTTTTGGAGTATACTGATGCTAATGGTGAATCAGTTTATGGTAATAAAATGAGAACTTTAGGGGAGGTCAATGCTGAATCATTGGAAGTTAGTTATAAAGATTTAGCTGATTCTAAAGCTATATTGGCGATCTTTTTGGCTACAAGTCCCGAGGAGATGTtaaaaatatttgatattgttgctATGGAAGCAGTTGAATTGCATTACCCAAACTATTcccaaattcatcaagaagTGCATGTCAGAATTATTGAATATCCTACATTGTTGAACTTGCGTGATTTAAGAGAAAATaatttaaatcaattggttaaGGTATCCGGGGTTGTTACTAGAAGAACTGGAGTTTTCccacaattgaaatatgtcaaatttgattgtcTTAAATGTGGAGTTGTTTTAGGTCCATTCATTCAAGACTCAAACAGTGAAATGAagatttcattttgtaCCAATTGTCAAAGTAAAGGTCCATTCAAGATGAATTCGGAAAAGACCTTGTATAGGAATTATCAAAGAATCACATTACAAGAAGCTCCAGGTACCGTCCCAGCAGGTAGATTACCAAGACATAGAGAAGTCATTTTGTTGTCTGATTTAGTTGATGTTGCCAAACCGGGAGAAGAGATTGAAGTTACTGGTATATATAAAAACAATTATGATGGTAATTTAAATGCCAAGAACGGATTCCCGGTTTTCGCCACCATTATTGAAGCCAATTCCAttagaagaaaagaaagtaGTGCATTTATGGGTGGCAACAATTTGGTTAACATTTGgactgaagaagaagaacgTGAATTCCGTAAATTATCGCGGGAACGTGGAttaattgataaaattatttcatcaatggcaCCATCAATTTATGGTCATAAAGATATCAAAACTGCTATTGCTTGTTCAttatttggtggtgttgcTAAAAACGTTAATGGTAAATTATCCATCAGAGGTGATATCAATGTCTTGTTACTAGGTGATCCAGGTACTGCCAAATcacaaattttgaaatatgttgaaaaaaCCGCAAGTCGTGCTGTTTTCGCCACTGGTCAAGGTGCATCTGCCGTGGGTTTAACTGCATCAGTAAGAAAAGACCCCATTACTCGTGAATGGACTTTGGAAGGCGGTGCATTGGTGCTTGCTGATAAGGGAACATGCatgattgatgaatttgataaaatgaaTGATCAAGATCGTACTTCCATTCATGAGGCCATGGAACAACAAAGTATCTCCGTTTCAAAAGCTGGTATCGTCACTACTTTGCAAGCACGTTGTGCTATTATTGCTGCTGCTAACCCTAATGGTGGTAGATATAACTCCACATTGCCATTGTCACAAAATGTCAACTTAACCGAACCAATCTTGTCACGTTTTGATATCTTGTGTGTTGTTCGTGATTTAGTCAATCCTGAATCAGATGAAAGATTGGCTagttttgttattgattcACATATGAGATCACATCCAGCTAATGCTGATGGAGTTATTAATGATGgcgatgaagaagatattgttgaatctaATGCATCGGCTAAAACCAAAGATGAAAGATTAGCcgaattgaaacaacaaaaagaacaagaaatATCACCCATCCCACAAGATCTATTGATTAAGTACATCCAATATGCTCGTGTTAAGGTACAACCGAAATTACATCAAATGGATATGGATAAAGTTGCCAAAGTATATGCTGATTTGAGGAAAGAAAGTATATCTACTGGATCTTTCCCTATAACCGTGCGTCATTTGGAAAGTATTTTAAGAATTGCTGAATCATTTGCCAAGATGAGATTAAGTGATTTTGTCAGtcaaaatgatttgaatcgTGCTATAAAGGTGAGTATTGATAGTTTCGTTGGTGCGCAAAAAGTTACCGTTaagaaacaattgcaagccaagtttcaaaagtatACTTTGCCTACTAGAACCAGGTAA
- a CDS encoding Tal1 transaldolase has protein sequence MSSNSLEQLKATGTTIVTDTGEFEQIAKYKPQDATTNPSLILAATKNPDYADVIDVAVKYAEDKGSNPKEKAEIALDRLLIEFGKRILDIVPGRVSTEVDARLSFNKEATIKKALSLIDLYKSQGIDKERILIKIASTWEGIQAARELEKEHGVHCNLTLLFSFPQAVACAEAQVTLISPFVGRILDWYKASTGETYTAETDPGVKSVKEIYNYYKKFGYKTIVMGASFRNSGEIKALAGVDFLTIAPKLLEELYNSNEQVPKVLDAAQAKSDPIEKVSFINDEPAFRLALNEDAMATEKLSQGIRAFGKDAATLLEQLEKKFS, from the coding sequence ATGTCTTCAAACTCATTAGAACAATTGAAAGCTACTGGCACTACCATTGTTACCGATACCGgtgaatttgaacaaattgcCAAATACAAACCACAAGATGCTACTACCAACCCATCATTGATCCTTGCTGCTACTAAGAACCCAGACTATGCTGATGTCATAGATGTAGCTGTTAAGTATGCTGAAGATAAAGGATCAAACCCAAAGGAAAAAGCTGAAATTGCTTTGGATAGattattgattgaatttggtaAGAGAATCTTGGATATTGTTCCAGGTAGAGTTTCCACTGAAGTTGATGCTAGattatcattcaacaagGAAGCTACTATCAAAAAGGCTTTATCATTGATCGACTTGTACAAATCACAAGGTATTGACAAGGAAAGAATCTTGATCAAGATTGCTTCTACTTGGGAAGGTATTCAAGCTGCTagagaattggaaaaagaacATGGCGTTCACTGTAACttgactttgttgttttcattcCCACAAGCAGTTGCATGTGCTGAGGCTCAAGTTACCTTAATTTCTCCATTTGTTGGTAGAATTTTGGATTGGTACAAGGCTTCAACTGGTGAAACCTATACCGCTGAAACTGACCCAGGTGTCAAATCAGTTAAAGAAATTTACAACTACTACAAGAAATTTGGTTACAAAACCATTGTTATGGGTGCATCATTCAGAAACTCTGGTGAAATTAAAGCTTTGGCTGGTGTTGATTTCTTGACCATTGCTCCTAAATTGTTGGAAGAATTGTATAATTCTAATGAACAAGTTCCAAAAGTATTGGATGCTGCTCAAGCTAAGAGTGACCCAATCGAAAAAGTTTCATTTATCAACGATGAACCAGCTTTCAGATTGGCATTGAATGAAGATGCTATGGCCactgaaaaattatcacaAGGTATTAGAGCCTTTGGTAAGGATGCCGCTACTTTATTagaacaattggaaaaaaagttttcttAA
- a CDS encoding Fpr2 protein (S. cerevisiae homolog FPR2 has binding), translating into MKFSTVYIAFSTFVASSLASSPPSSDELKIDILNQVECKRKSQKGDTISVHYKGTLEDGTKFDSSWDRGIPLPFVIGQNQVITCWEEGLLDMCIGEKRKLWCHPSIAYGERGIGPIPPNAALIFETELVDIAGVKKEEEGEEEKKDAKGDDEEIERDEL; encoded by the exons ATGAAATTCTCCACCGTATACATTGCCTTTTCCACATTCGTTGCTTCATCATTGGCATCTTCACCTCCGTCCTCAGACGAGTTAAAGATTG ATATCCTCAACCAAGTTGAATGTAAACGTAAATCACAAAAAGGCGACACCATATCAGTCCACTACAAAGGTACATTAGAAGATGGGACTAAGTTCGATAGTTCGTGGGACCGTGGAATCCCCTTACCTTTTGTAATTGGTCAAAATCAAGTTATTACATGTTGGGAAGAAGGGTTATTGGATATGTGTATTGGcgaaaagagaaaattgtGGTGCCATCCAAGTATTGCTTATGGTGAGCGTGGTATTGGACCTATTCCGCCTAATGCtgctttgatttttgaaactgaGTTGGTTGATATTGCTGGAGTTaagaaagaggaagagggagaggaagaaaagaaagatgcGAAGGGAGATGATGAGGAGATTGAGAGAGATGAATTGTAA
- a CDS encoding Prp42 component of the U1 snRNP (involved in splicing) has translation MPRPKKWTDISIELIKDPDNFELWQQLITSAEYNDKNGISKSTPQSQLEILRTSYDKFLTKYPFMYKYWIRYAEWEFKLTDVDAAVKIYEDAFQHLGSCIELWVNYLQFRINTITNNVYQVLGLFEKARKLIGCHFYSYEFYTLYLSFLESYATEENQFKRKCYTLIRIILEVPLYHYEYFYKKYFELIGRMGNDVKHQPDLQYLVPANELQRNAKNLPQQLKKTFTDAYITIQYKVYELYHFEKRFKRQYNDVKLLSRQELDSWIQYFDFLQLKKYPQSYIELNYWRYIYIAANYRESWVKFADYFIFYGKFNSARRVLIRGWKYLGDVQILIKLIDLEIFLKQFHRAKNLIIEYLKYNVSIPIPIYEKLISIERIFNDDDDHVLNLFKSIIQDTQIDWFFNVLTYYTIDKEKKLAFLEEMKEFKGQKYYDNTMNLVSERNGEEKQSTPDFNQIYEELLQST, from the coding sequence ATGCCACGACCTAAGAAATGGACCGATATATCAATAGAATTGATCAAGGATCCAGACAATTTCGAACTATGGCAACAACTAATCACATCGGCAGAATACAATGATAAAAATGGAATATCTAAATCAACACCACAATCACAATTAGAAATACTACGAACGTCGTatgataaatttttgaCCAAGTATCCATTCATGTACAAGTACTGGATACGATATGCTGAATGggaattcaaattgactGATGTTGATGCAGCTGTGAAGATCTATGAAGATGCTTTCCAACATTTGGGATCTTGTATTGAATTATGGGTCAATTATTTACAATTTCGAATAAATACAATTACCAATAATGTTTATCAAGTGTTGGGActatttgaaaaagcaaGAAAGTTGATTGGTTGCCATTTTTATAGTTATGAGTTTTATACTCTATATTTATCATTTCTTGAAAGTTATGCTACTGAAGAGAATCAATTCAAGAGGAAATGTTATACTTTGATCAGAATTATTCTTGAAGTGCCCTTGTACCATTATGAATATTTTTACAAGAAATATTTCGAATTGATTGGTCGTATGGGCAATGATGTCAAGCATCAACCGGATTTACAATATCTTGTTCCAGCAAATGAATTACAACGAAATGCTAAGAATTTaccacaacaattgaaaaaaacaTTCACTGATGCTTACATTACCATTCAATACAAAGTATATGAACTAtatcattttgaaaaacgGTTCAAACGGCAATACAACGATGTCAAACTCCTATCTAGACAAGAATTGGATTCATGGATACAATACTTTGATTTCctacaattgaaaaaatatcCTCAACTGTATATTGAGTTAAACTATTGGcgttatatatatatcgCTGCAAATTATCGTGAATCATGGGTCAAATTTGCTGATTATTTCATATTTTATGGAAAATTCAATCTGGCTAGACGTGTTTTGATTCGAGGTTGGAAATATCTTGGTGATgttcaaatattgattaaattgattgatttggaaattttctTGAAGCAATTTCATCGAGCtaaaaatttgattattgagtatttgaaatacaaTGTGTCCATCCCTATTCCAATTTACGAGAAGTTGATTAGTATTGAACGGatattcaatgatgatgatgatcaTGTGCTCAATTTATTTAAACTGATTATTCAAGATActcaaattgattggttttTCAATGTATTGACTTATTATACCATCGATAAGGAGAAAAAGTTGGCATTTCTTGAAGAGATGAAGGAATTTAAAGGACAAAAGTATTATGATAACACAATGAATTTAGTCCTGGAGAGAAACGGAGAGGAGAAACAATCTACTCCCGATTTTAATCAAATATATGAGGAGCTACTACAATCAACATAA
- a CDS encoding Nnt1 protein (S. cerevisiae homolog NNT1 has role nicotinamide metabolic process, chromatin silencing at and localizes to cytoplasm) translates to MSDDELSIDANIFEEPEGFLPPPPESHFATYDRKVSHAEPKQIRMKLVGKSPLWGHLLWNAGIYTADYLDKHAEELVQGKRVLELGAAAALPSLVCAVNGAKEVIATDYPDPDLINHIEYSFNDLKQKAPQMSDYKVKGYIWGHNVRESIYKNEEAGNLEEDEKFDLIILSDLVFNHTEHHKLLTACRQSLKSNGKCLVVFSPHRAHLLNEDLKFFETCKEYQFDAEKIDMINMTPMFVEDEETAEVRSRVYSYFLIPTW, encoded by the coding sequence ATGTCAGACGACGAATTATCCATAGATGCAAACATATTTGAAGAGCCAGAAGGCTTTTTACCGCCACCACCTGAGTCCCATTTCGCCACATATGATCGTAAAGTGTCCCATGCCGAACCAAAGCAAATTCGTATGAAATTAGTTGGAAAATCACCATTATGGGGTCACTTATTATGGAATGCTGGGATCTACACTGCTGATTATTTGGATAAACATGCTGAGGAGCTTGTACAAGGGAAACGTGTTTTGGAATTAGGTGCAGCTGCCGCTTTACCTTCATTAGTATGTGCTGTTAATGGGGCTAAAGAAGTAATAGCTACTGATTATCCTGATCCGGATTTGATCAACCATATTGAATACagtttcaatgatttgaagcAGAAAGCGCCTCAAATGTCGGATTATAAAGTGAAAGGATATATATGGGGGCACAACGTAAGAGAActgatttacaaaaatgaagaagcaGGAAACCTCGAAGAAGATGagaaatttgatttaattATACTATCAGACTTAGTCTTCAATCATACTGAACATCATAAACTATTAACTGCATGTCGTCAATCACTAAAATCCAATGGGAAATGTCTAGTCGTTTTCAGCCCACATCGAGCCCATTTACtcaatgaagatttgaaattttttgaaacttgtAAAGAGTACCAATTCGATgctgaaaagattgatatGATTAACATGACTCCAAtgtttgttgaagatgaagagacGGCCGAAGTGAGGTCAAGAGTATATTCATACTTTTTGATTCCAACGTGGTAG
- a CDS encoding Pph3 protein (S. cerevisiae homolog PPH3 has serine/threonine phosphatase activity, has role in protein dephosphorylation, response to drug, nitrogen compound metabolic process and localizes to cytoplasm, nucleus): MLNLDKTIEHIKQCKLIPESDVEEICIQLIDILIEESNIQHINTPVTICGDIHGQLHDLITIFSIGGNLPETQYVFLGDFVDRGFNSLETLLLLMTYKLKYPSKITLIRGNHESRQITTVYGFYDECLRKYGSVNIWRYCCEVFDYLSLGAIINSQRGSNDGGGGGVFCVHGGLSPEIDSIDQIRILDRKQEVPHEGGMCDLLWSDPEEDVKGWSISPRGAGFLFGESEVDKFLHLNNVGLIARAHQLVMEGYREMFDSKLVTVWSAPNYCYRCGNVASVLKIDDDLRREYKVFEAVDYDDEEGEAEEGGGSRGIGAGGALSKKPVVEYFL; this comes from the exons ATGTTGAATCTAGACAA GACAATAGAACACATCAAGCAATGCAAACTAATACCTGAATCAGACGTTGAAGAAATATGCATCCAACTAATTGATATTCTAATAGAAGAATCCAATATCCAACACATAAATACACCCGTCACTATATGCGGTGATATCCATGGACAACTACATGATCTAATTACCATTTTCTCCATTGGTGGCAACTTACCCGAGACGCAATATGTATTTCTTGgagattttgttgatcgCGGATTCAACTCATTAGAGACTTTGTTATTACTAATGACgtataaattgaaatatccTTCCAAAATTACTCTAATACGTGGCAATCATGAGTCCCGACAGATAACAACGGTGTATGGATTTTACGATGAATGTTTGAGGAAATATGGATCAGTTAATATATGGAGGTATTGTTGTGAAGTATTTGATTATCTAAGTCTAGGCGCAATTATCAATAGCCAGAGGGGAAGTAACGATGGAGGAGGTGGAGGGGTGTTTTGTGTACATGGTGGACTAAGTCCTGAAATTGACTCGATCGACCAAATACGAATCCTAGATCGAAAACAAGAAGTGCCTCACGAAGGAGGCATGTGTGATTTACTATGGAGTGATCCAGAAGAAGATGTGAAAGGATGGAGTATATCACCTCGTGGAGCAGGGTTTCTTTTCGGTGAATCTGAAGTTGacaaatttcttcatttgaacaatGTGGGGCTCATTGCACGTGCTCATCAATTGGTGATGGAGGGCTATAGAGAAATGTTTGATCTGAAGTTGGTTACTGTTTGGTCGGCGCCTAATTATTGTTATCGATGTGGTAATGTAGCTAGCGTGTTgaagattgatgatgatttgagGAGGGAGTATAAGGTGTTTGAAGCtgttgattatgatgacgaagaaggAGAAGCAGAAGAAGGTGGAGGAAGTAGAGGAAttggtgctggtggtgcATTGAGTAAGAAGCCAGTAGTTGAGTATTTCTTGTAG
- a CDS encoding Rps30 40S ribosomal protein S30: MGKVHGSLARAGKVKSQTPKVEKQDKPKRPQGRAFMRLKYTRRFVNVTLTNGKRKMNAQSA, encoded by the exons ATG GGAAAAGTTCACGGTTCATTAGCTCGTGCTGGTAAAGTTAAGTCACAAACtccaaaagttgaaaaacaagATAAACCAAAGAGACCTCAAGGTAGAGCTTTCATGAGATTGAAGTACACTAGAAGATTCGTTAACGTTACTTTGACCAACGGTAAGAGAAAGATGAATGCTCAATCAGCTTAG